The window TTGTAATTATCCCGCTCTCACCGGGCTTTAATTCAGATAATCTCATCTTTCCTTTGTTAAGAGTGCAAAGGTCGGAAATTATCATTAATAAACAATGTTTTTACTCCCTTTATTTTGAATAAGTTTAAATAAGCTACGGTAAGAAAACCTCAATAAACGTTAATTCAAGCTTGACAAACGCCTTAAAATGTTGTATCTTTGCGTAAGCAGAAAGTATATGACCACTGAGAGATAACCTCCAGTGGCTTTTTTTTGCTGTTTTGCAAGGTAAAACTCTTTGAGTTTAAAATAAAAGACACTGTGTTTTTTATGTTGCGTACTGTGTTTTTTCAAAAACTCCTTATCTATCCGAAAACATACAGTTTGTGCGAAAATGCAGGCGGTTAAAGATTGTAAAATGTAGTTAATGTTACTATTTAGAATACTATGATTCTGTGTATTTTGTTTCCCTCAAAAAAGAAGAAATAAGGTTGTTAACTTGTTGCGAAAGTTTAATTACCTTTGTGGTATGATTATCGAAAGAATTTCAATCCTAAATTTTAAGAATATAGAGGAATCCGAATTGTTGTTTTCTCCTAAAATAAACTGCTTGTTTGGAAACAATGGTATGGGCAAAACTAATCTTCTTGATGCTATTTATTACCTGTCGCTTGTAAGAAGTTATAACAATCTTCCTGACTCGCAAATAATGATGCACGACAAAGAGTTTGCTGTTATACAAGGTTTTTATACTGGCGAGTCGGACGAAGAAGTTTATTGTGGTATCAAAAAGAGACACAAAAAGGTTTTTAAAAGGAATAAAAAGGAATATCAACGATTGTCTGAGCATATAGGATTGATACCTGTTGTGATGATTTCTCCTTCTGACATTGACCTTATTCAAGGTGGAAGTTCTGAAAGACGTAAATTTATTGATATGATTCTTTGTCAGTACGATAAAGAATACCTTAATGCTCTTATTAATTACAATAAAGTACTGTTTCAACGCAATTCTTTACTTAAAGAGGTGAGTCATTTGTCGGACGAATCGCTGTTTGATATTATCGAAGAACAGATGGAAATGTATGGAAATATTATATATAAAGGACGAGAACAGTTTATGCAGTCCTTTGTTCCTCTTTTCCAGAAGTATTATAAGATTATAAGTAAAGATAATGAAGAGGTTAACTTTAGATATGAGTCTCATCTTAAAGAGTTTTCTTTATCGTATCTACTATCAACAAAGCGAGAAAAAGATATGATATTGGGATATACAAGCGTTGGGGTACATAAAGACGATTTTGATTTCCTTTTAGATAACTATCTTATCAGAAAAATAGGCTCGCAAGGACAAAACAAAACTTTCCTGATTGCTCTTAAGTTGGCGGAATATACAATGTTGGTAGAGAAAGGTTCGTCTGTTCCTATTCTTCTTTTAGACGATTTGTTTGACAAATTAGATTCGGATAGGGTAGAGCAGATAATTAATTTAGTAGGCAAGTCGGACTTCGGACAAATATTCATCACAGATACTAATCGTAAGTATCTCGACGAAATACTTAAAAGTATACAACAAGACTATAAACTGTTTTTTGTAGAGAATGGTAAAATAGATTCAATAACTAACTAACCAAACAGAATGAAAAAAGTTAATACAAAATCGATAGGGGAGTTACTCAAATCGTTTATTGAAGAAGATCCACAAATGGCAAACAAATTAGCAGAGGCACGACTAATAGATTATTGGAACTCGATGAACTCTGCAATTACAAAATATACTTCATCTTTGTATGTAAATAACAGAGTGCTGTATGTAAGACTGTCTTCTTCGGTGTTGAAGCGAGAACTATATTTGAGTAAAAGCAGTTTAATTCAGAAACTCAACGCCGAATGTGGACGCGGTATCATTGATGACATCGTATTCTTGAGTTAAAACTTCTATTGCTTTTTCTATCATTGGGTCTTGTTTTAGCATTGTTGTGTAGTATGCTTCATCTCCAAAGAAATTATTAAGTATAGCAGCCTGAGTGTATACTTCTATATGACTTGCTGAACGTCTTATAAGGTGACTTCTTCGTCTTATACCTTTCTTATCTGCATACATAATTATTTCTTGTAGTAAAGGTTGACTTTCGAGATAAGCAAGCATCGACTTAAAATCTTTATATTCGTTTAGTAAGTGTAGGTTTTTGTCGAAATAATCGAAAGCAAACTGATTAAATATATCATCATTTTCTAAGTCGATAAAATAAGTTGTAAGATAGTCGGCATCAATAGGGATAAATATATCAGGAACTATACCTCCACCTCCATACACAGTTCTACCGTGAAGTGTTTTGAAAGTTAAAGTTGTATCTATCTTTATGCTATCGCTATAAAAGCCTTCTCCTCCATACAGTTGGTCTATCCAATCTTGGTTATACTTTTCGGCGTTTCCTAATTCGTATTTTCTTTGTATATTTCTTCCCGAAGGAGTGTAATATCGAGCTACCGTAAGACGCAAAGCCGAATTATCGGAAAGATTTATATGGCTTTGTATTAGTCCTTTGCCAAATGATCGGCGACCAATAATCCATGCTCTATCATTATCTTGTAATGCTCCGGCAAGCACTTCACTTGCTGAAGCCGATATTTGATCCATAAGCACAACCACTTTATTATTTGGAAAGTTTCCTAAACCATCAGCTATATATTCTTTCTTGGGGAAAGATTTACCTTCGGCATACACAATAGGGCTACCCGCAGGAAGAAATTCGTTTGCTATTTTGATTGCAGCATTTAATAATCCTCCTCCATTCATTCTTAAGTCGATAATAAAAGATGAGCAACCTGCATTTGTAAGTTTTGTAACGGCTTTAATAAATTCATCGTAGGTAGAGTTGCTAAAGTTGTCGTAAATTTTAACTACACCAATGCCGTCATATATTTCGGTTGCAACTTTAATAGTTGTAATAGGAATTTCGCCTCTAACAATATCATAATTTAATATTGAGTCGGAGTTGTTTCTTTTAATTCCTAATTTAAGAGAAGAGCCTATTGGTCCTCTTATTTTATTAAGAATAGTTTCTTGTGTTATGTTATTAAGAATAGAATCGTTTAATAAAACACAACGGTCGCCAGGCATAATTCCTGCCTGAGATGCTGGTCCTCCGTGCGTAACGTGCATAACAACTAAAGTATCGTTATATAAATAAGGCGTTACGCCGATACCGCCAAAGTATCCATCTAATTGTTCGTTTACACTTTGTAGTTCTTTTTCAGAGAAGTAAGTCGAGTGGGGGTCTAATTGTTTTATAATGTTGGATATTGCATTTTCGGTAAGAGTGTTTACCTCAACAGTATCTACATACTCTTGGCTTATAAAATCAAGTATTACGCTTATTTTGTTGTGCGGAGTAAGATATAGTTTACCACCGAATGTGCGTCCCGACATAAAATATCCGATTACTATTCCTCCAAACAAAACAATAACCAAACAAAGAGCAAAAAACAAATACGTTTTTCTAA of the Dysgonomonadaceae bacterium PH5-43 genome contains:
- a CDS encoding carboxyl-terminal processing protease (product_source=KO:K03797; cath_funfam=2.30.42.10,3.40.30.10,3.90.226.10; cog=COG0793; ko=KO:K03797; pfam=PF00595,PF03572; smart=SM00228,SM00245; superfamily=52096; tigrfam=TIGR00225; transmembrane_helix_parts=Inside_1_6,TMhelix_7_29,Outside_30_548), producing the protein MRFRKTYLFFALCLVIVLFGGIVIGYFMSGRTFGGKLYLTPHNKISVILDFISQEYVDTVEVNTLTENAISNIIKQLDPHSTYFSEKELQSVNEQLDGYFGGIGVTPYLYNDTLVVMHVTHGGPASQAGIMPGDRCVLLNDSILNNITQETILNKIRGPIGSSLKLGIKRNNSDSILNYDIVRGEIPITTIKVATEIYDGIGVVKIYDNFSNSTYDEFIKAVTKLTNAGCSSFIIDLRMNGGGLLNAAIKIANEFLPAGSPIVYAEGKSFPKKEYIADGLGNFPNNKVVVLMDQISASASEVLAGALQDNDRAWIIGRRSFGKGLIQSHINLSDNSALRLTVARYYTPSGRNIQRKYELGNAEKYNQDWIDQLYGGEGFYSDSIKIDTTLTFKTLHGRTVYGGGGIVPDIFIPIDADYLTTYFIDLENDDIFNQFAFDYFDKNLHLLNEYKDFKSMLAYLESQPLLQEIIMYADKKGIRRRSHLIRRSASHIEVYTQAAILNNFFGDEAYYTTMLKQDPMIEKAIEVLTQEYDVINDTASTFGVEFLN
- a CDS encoding hypothetical protein (product_source=Hypo-rule applied; pfam=PF05258); translated protein: MKKVNTKSIGELLKSFIEEDPQMANKLAEARLIDYWNSMNSAITKYTSSLYVNNRVLYVRLSSSVLKRELYLSKSSLIQKLNAECGRGIIDDIVFLS
- a CDS encoding DNA replication and repair protein RecF (product_source=KO:K03629; cath_funfam=3.40.50.300; cog=COG1195; ko=KO:K03629; pfam=PF02463; smart=SM00382; superfamily=52540; tigrfam=TIGR00611); its protein translation is MRKFNYLCGMIIERISILNFKNIEESELLFSPKINCLFGNNGMGKTNLLDAIYYLSLVRSYNNLPDSQIMMHDKEFAVIQGFYTGESDEEVYCGIKKRHKKVFKRNKKEYQRLSEHIGLIPVVMISPSDIDLIQGGSSERRKFIDMILCQYDKEYLNALINYNKVLFQRNSLLKEVSHLSDESLFDIIEEQMEMYGNIIYKGREQFMQSFVPLFQKYYKIISKDNEEVNFRYESHLKEFSLSYLLSTKREKDMILGYTSVGVHKDDFDFLLDNYLIRKIGSQGQNKTFLIALKLAEYTMLVEKGSSVPILLLDDLFDKLDSDRVEQIINLVGKSDFGQIFITDTNRKYLDEILKSIQQDYKLFFVENGKIDSITN